A genomic segment from Sphingopyxis sp. DBS4 encodes:
- a CDS encoding thioesterase family protein: MPPPARRSTAPPPRWPPDAAMEQIPLEDFRVRETVRVRFNEIDGQNIVFNANYLVYADVGVTEYFRALGEGQPGPYFHQYGTDIRETHCEIAYHAPARLDELITIAARISGFGRTSFTLHCGIFRGVERLTDIEIRYAHIDSDSGQPTPLPGSFIAEVRRFETRMPVQD, encoded by the coding sequence TTGCCGCCGCCTGCGCGCCGCTCGACCGCACCCCCGCCGCGCTGGCCGCCTGACGCCGCGATGGAGCAGATTCCGCTCGAGGATTTCCGCGTCCGGGAGACGGTGCGCGTGCGTTTCAACGAGATCGACGGCCAGAACATCGTCTTCAATGCCAATTATCTGGTCTATGCCGATGTCGGCGTGACCGAATATTTCCGCGCGCTTGGCGAGGGGCAGCCCGGCCCCTATTTTCACCAATATGGTACAGACATCCGCGAGACACATTGCGAGATCGCTTATCATGCCCCGGCGCGACTCGACGAGTTGATCACGATCGCGGCGCGGATTAGCGGCTTCGGCCGAACGAGCTTCACGCTGCATTGCGGGATTTTCCGAGGCGTGGAGCGGCTGACCGACATCGAGATCCGCTACGCTCATATCGACAGCGATAGCGGCCAGCCGACGCCGCTTCCAGGCAGCTTCATCGCCGAGGTGCGGCGCTTCGAGACGCGGATGCCGGTGCAGGATTGA
- the ykgO gene encoding type B 50S ribosomal protein L36 yields the protein MKIRNSLKSLKDRHRDNRVIRRRGRTYVINKTNRRFKARQG from the coding sequence ATGAAGATTCGCAACAGCCTGAAGTCGCTGAAGGACCGCCACCGGGACAACCGCGTGATCCGCCGCCGTGGCCGGACCTATGTGATCAACAAGACCAACCGCCGCTTCAAGGCGCGCCAGGGCTGA
- a CDS encoding riboflavin synthase, whose protein sequence is MFTGIITDIGTILTHEDRGDTRLVIGTSYDVDSIALGASIACSGACLTVVDKGVDAGSNGPGGWFAIDASAETLARTAPGMWDAGRRLNLERALRVGDELGGHIVTGHVDAVGRIVAIEPVGDSVKVTVEAPASLAPHIAPKGSITLDGVSLTVNDVIDQPDGTAHFTLNIIPHTQAMTTLDEAVAGRPVNLEIDVLARYLARMQARG, encoded by the coding sequence ATGTTCACCGGCATCATCACCGACATCGGCACCATCCTGACCCATGAAGACCGCGGCGACACGCGGCTCGTCATCGGCACAAGCTATGATGTGGACAGCATCGCTCTCGGCGCGTCGATCGCCTGTTCGGGCGCGTGCCTGACCGTCGTCGACAAGGGCGTCGATGCGGGCAGCAACGGGCCGGGCGGCTGGTTCGCGATCGACGCGAGCGCCGAAACGCTTGCGCGCACCGCGCCGGGGATGTGGGACGCGGGGCGCCGCCTCAACCTCGAACGCGCGCTGCGCGTTGGCGATGAACTCGGCGGCCATATCGTCACCGGCCATGTCGACGCGGTCGGGCGGATCGTCGCGATCGAGCCCGTGGGTGACAGCGTCAAGGTCACTGTTGAGGCGCCCGCGTCGCTCGCGCCGCATATCGCGCCCAAGGGCTCGATCACCCTCGACGGCGTGTCGCTGACGGTCAACGACGTGATCGATCAGCCGGACGGCACCGCGCATTTCACGCTCAACATCATCCCGCACACGCAGGCGATGACGACGCTGGACGAAGCCGTGGCGGGGCGCCCGGTCAATCTAGAGATCGATGTCCTCGCCCGCTATCTGGCGCGGATGCAGGCGCGGGGGTGA
- the lptB gene encoding LPS export ABC transporter ATP-binding protein translates to MTDETTTATAEGDHGVSEHRAHVQEDAAAGNGLAIISIAKSYDKRVVLSDVSLSVGKGEVVGLLGPNGAGKTTCFYSIMGLVRPDAGRIMLDGADITSLPMYRRSILGLGYLPQETSIFRGMTVAQNIEAVLELAEPDKIARERRLEELLEEFGLARLRDSAAMALSGGERRRAEIARALAANPSIILLDEPFAGIDPLSISDIRDLVADLKTRGIGVLITDHNVRETLDLVDRACIIYDGKVLLAGSPAELVADPEVRRLYLGEGFSL, encoded by the coding sequence ATGACCGACGAAACCACGACCGCGACGGCCGAAGGTGACCATGGCGTCTCCGAGCACCGCGCGCATGTCCAGGAGGATGCCGCGGCGGGCAATGGTCTTGCGATCATTTCGATCGCCAAAAGCTACGACAAGCGCGTGGTGCTCTCCGACGTGTCGCTGTCGGTCGGCAAGGGCGAGGTCGTCGGCCTGCTCGGCCCCAACGGCGCGGGCAAGACGACCTGCTTCTATTCGATCATGGGGCTGGTCCGGCCCGACGCCGGGCGCATCATGCTCGACGGCGCCGACATCACCTCGCTGCCCATGTATCGGCGGTCGATCCTCGGCCTCGGCTATTTGCCTCAGGAAACCTCGATCTTTCGCGGCATGACCGTAGCCCAGAATATCGAGGCGGTGCTCGAACTCGCCGAACCCGACAAGATCGCGCGCGAGCGGCGGCTCGAGGAATTGCTCGAGGAGTTCGGCCTCGCGCGGCTGCGCGATTCGGCGGCGATGGCGCTGTCGGGCGGCGAGCGCCGCCGCGCCGAAATCGCGCGCGCGCTGGCGGCGAACCCGTCGATCATCCTGCTCGACGAGCCATTCGCGGGGATCGATCCCCTGTCGATCAGCGACATCCGCGACCTCGTCGCCGACCTGAAGACCCGCGGCATCGGCGTGCTGATCACCGATCACAACGTCCGCGAGACGCTCGACCTCGTCGACCGCGCCTGCATCATCTACGACGGCAAGGTGCTGCTTGCCGGATCGCCCGCCGAACTGGTGGCCGACCCCGAGGTCCGCCGCCTGTATCTTGGCGAGGGCTTTTCGCTTTGA
- the ribD gene encoding bifunctional diaminohydroxyphosphoribosylaminopyrimidine deaminase/5-amino-6-(5-phosphoribosylamino)uracil reductase RibD: MASAIALSRRGRPTAAPNPNVGCLLVQPASAKAGGRIVARGWTQAGGRPHAEAVALAAAGDAARGATAYVSLEPCAHASDRGPACSDLLIAAGVARVVIAARDPDPRTDGAGIARLRAAGIEVVEGVLPAEARAAMAPWWTRRHEGRPFVTLKLATSLDGCIAMPDGASRWITGDRARAHGHLERAMHQAILVGRGTFAADAPRLDVRLPGLEDRSPRKLLLTHGSAPEGWTAVASPDAIDGVDSVLVEGGAGAASAFLAADRVDRLLLYRAPILIGGGKAALGDIGLTDLAAAHGRWRLADGRMLGSDRLDVYERVRRD; this comes from the coding sequence ATGGCCTCCGCGATCGCGCTGTCGCGGCGCGGGCGGCCGACTGCGGCGCCGAACCCCAATGTTGGCTGTCTTCTTGTCCAGCCTGCCTCCGCGAAAGCGGGGGGGCGGATCGTCGCACGGGGCTGGACCCAGGCCGGCGGCCGCCCGCATGCCGAAGCGGTCGCGCTTGCGGCTGCGGGGGACGCTGCGCGGGGGGCGACCGCCTATGTCAGCCTCGAACCTTGCGCCCACGCCAGCGACCGCGGTCCAGCGTGCAGCGACCTGCTGATCGCCGCCGGCGTCGCCCGCGTCGTGATCGCGGCGCGCGATCCCGACCCGCGCACCGACGGCGCCGGGATCGCGCGGCTGCGCGCGGCGGGGATCGAGGTCGTCGAGGGCGTGCTGCCCGCCGAGGCGCGCGCTGCGATGGCGCCATGGTGGACGCGGCGGCACGAAGGCCGACCCTTCGTCACCCTCAAGCTCGCAACCTCGCTCGACGGCTGCATCGCGATGCCGGACGGGGCGAGCCGCTGGATCACCGGCGACCGCGCGCGCGCGCATGGGCATCTCGAACGCGCGATGCATCAGGCGATTCTCGTCGGGCGCGGGACGTTCGCGGCCGACGCGCCGCGGCTCGACGTGCGGCTGCCGGGGCTCGAAGACCGCAGCCCGCGCAAATTGCTCCTGACGCACGGGTCAGCGCCCGAAGGGTGGACCGCGGTCGCTTCGCCCGACGCGATCGACGGCGTCGATTCGGTGCTGGTCGAGGGCGGCGCCGGCGCGGCGTCGGCCTTTCTGGCCGCCGACCGCGTCGACCGGTTGCTCCTCTATCGCGCGCCGATCCTGATCGGCGGCGGCAAAGCCGCGCTCGGCGACATCGGTTTGACCGACCTGGCTGCGGCGCACGGCCGCTGGCGCCTCGCCGACGGCCGGATGCTTGGCAGCGACCGGCTCGACGTCTACGAGCGGGTGCGAAGGGATTAA
- a CDS encoding HAD family phosphatase yields the protein MTERCVIFDVGRVLFDWDLRYLFAKLITDERELDWFVTNVVTPDWHFQHDAGRPLAEMVPELKAEFPDQAALIDAYATRFNETIPGPVPGSLELVERLDAAGVPLFAITNFGHEFWEMFRPTQPVFDRFRNIIVSGTEKMVKPDPAIYRLAIERFGIDPAGALFVDDVAANVAGAESVGIAGHRFVDAAALERDLVARAYLARRA from the coding sequence ATGACCGAGCGCTGCGTGATTTTCGATGTCGGCCGCGTCCTGTTCGACTGGGATTTGCGCTATCTGTTCGCGAAGCTGATCACCGACGAGCGCGAGCTCGACTGGTTCGTGACCAACGTCGTCACCCCCGACTGGCATTTCCAGCACGACGCGGGCCGTCCGCTGGCCGAGATGGTGCCCGAATTGAAGGCCGAATTTCCGGATCAGGCGGCGCTGATCGACGCTTATGCGACGCGCTTCAACGAAACGATTCCGGGGCCGGTGCCCGGAAGCCTCGAGCTGGTCGAGCGATTGGACGCGGCAGGCGTGCCGCTGTTCGCGATCACCAATTTCGGACATGAATTCTGGGAAATGTTTCGCCCGACCCAGCCGGTCTTCGATCGTTTTCGGAACATCATCGTCTCGGGCACCGAGAAGATGGTGAAACCCGATCCCGCGATCTACCGCCTCGCGATCGAACGATTCGGCATCGACCCGGCGGGAGCGCTGTTCGTCGACGACGTGGCCGCGAATGTCGCGGGCGCCGAATCGGTCGGCATCGCCGGGCATCGCTTCGTCGATGCGGCGGCGCTCGAACGCGACCTCGTCGCGCGCGCCTATCTGGCGCGCCGGGCGTGA
- a CDS encoding GNAT family N-acetyltransferase: MRELMRRAIDELQRGFLSAAEVRASHAVMGLDTQLVADATYFVAMIDGALAGCGGWSRRATLYGGDHSSDLREPRLLDPRSEAARVRAMYTDPAFTRRGVGRAILEASEAAARAAGFAAAELMATLAGEPLYRASGYVEIERTAAPVDGVDVPLIRMRKPLV; encoded by the coding sequence ATGCGCGAGCTGATGCGTCGCGCGATCGACGAACTGCAACGGGGCTTCCTGTCGGCGGCCGAAGTGCGCGCGAGTCACGCGGTGATGGGGCTCGATACCCAGCTTGTTGCCGACGCTACCTATTTCGTCGCGATGATCGACGGCGCGCTGGCGGGATGCGGCGGCTGGAGCCGGCGCGCGACGCTCTATGGCGGCGATCACAGCAGCGATTTGCGCGAGCCGCGCCTGCTCGACCCCCGGTCCGAGGCGGCGCGCGTGCGCGCGATGTACACCGACCCCGCCTTCACGCGCCGCGGCGTCGGGCGCGCGATTCTGGAGGCGTCGGAAGCCGCCGCGCGCGCCGCGGGTTTCGCGGCCGCCGAATTGATGGCGACGTTGGCAGGCGAACCGCTCTATCGCGCGAGCGGCTATGTCGAGATCGAGCGCACCGCCGCGCCGGTCGACGGCGTCGACGTCCCGCTGATACGGATGCGCAAGCCGCTCGTCTGA
- the rpoN gene encoding RNA polymerase factor sigma-54 — protein sequence MALGPRLDLRQSQSLVMTPQLQQAIKLLALSNLELEAYLAEALEGNPLLDTAPADRDGDSDGGGADEPGDEAPVAAASGETDTDQALSSDAGTADDLDVDFAEERFHHDSASDSVGLSGEASEGIDFDSFAEHDGTLHDHLLAQVGERFDGVEAVVAAQLVALIDEVGYLRADLSELAAQLGVPLALVETVLAGVQCFDPSGVGARDLAECIAIQAREADRYDPAMATMIAHLDLVAKGAFPQLKRICGVDDEDLADMIRELRGYDPRPGLKFGGDAVQAVVPDLYVRQTAKGWAVEVNSGTLPRLLVNRRYYAELAQGAAAKSKAWLSEQLAGANWLVRALDQRQRTIVKVASAIVKQQEGFFLHGVAHMRPLTLRQVAEDIGMHESTVSRVTSNKYLSCARGLFELKYFFSSGISATEGDGAVSAEAVKSRIKAMIEAEDAKAILSDETIAQKLSAEGHDIARRTVVKYREAMGYGSSVQRRRQKALAG from the coding sequence ATGGCGTTGGGTCCGCGCCTCGATTTACGCCAGTCGCAATCGCTGGTGATGACGCCGCAGTTGCAGCAGGCGATCAAGCTGCTTGCGCTGTCGAACCTCGAACTCGAGGCCTATCTGGCCGAAGCGCTCGAAGGCAATCCGTTGCTCGATACCGCGCCCGCCGACCGCGACGGCGATTCGGACGGGGGCGGAGCGGACGAGCCGGGCGACGAAGCGCCGGTCGCGGCGGCATCCGGCGAGACCGATACCGATCAGGCGCTATCCTCCGACGCCGGAACCGCCGACGATCTCGACGTCGATTTCGCCGAGGAGCGCTTCCACCACGACAGCGCGAGCGATTCGGTCGGCCTGTCGGGCGAGGCGAGCGAAGGCATCGATTTCGACAGCTTCGCCGAGCATGACGGCACGCTCCACGACCATCTGCTCGCGCAGGTCGGCGAGCGTTTCGACGGGGTCGAGGCAGTGGTCGCGGCGCAACTCGTCGCGCTGATCGACGAGGTGGGCTATCTGCGCGCCGACCTTTCGGAGCTTGCGGCTCAGCTCGGCGTGCCGCTGGCGCTGGTCGAGACGGTGCTCGCGGGCGTCCAATGCTTCGACCCGTCGGGTGTCGGCGCGCGCGACCTTGCCGAATGCATCGCGATTCAGGCGCGCGAGGCCGACCGCTACGACCCCGCGATGGCGACGATGATCGCGCACCTCGATCTGGTGGCGAAAGGCGCTTTCCCGCAATTGAAGCGCATCTGCGGCGTCGATGACGAGGATCTCGCCGACATGATCCGCGAGCTGCGCGGCTACGACCCCAGGCCGGGGCTGAAATTCGGCGGCGATGCGGTGCAGGCGGTCGTCCCCGACCTCTATGTCCGACAGACCGCGAAGGGATGGGCAGTCGAGGTCAACAGCGGCACCTTGCCCCGCCTCCTCGTCAACCGCCGCTATTATGCCGAACTTGCACAGGGCGCGGCGGCGAAGAGCAAGGCGTGGCTGTCCGAGCAGCTTGCGGGCGCCAACTGGCTCGTCCGCGCGCTCGACCAGCGCCAGCGGACGATCGTCAAGGTCGCGAGCGCGATCGTCAAGCAGCAGGAGGGCTTCTTCCTCCACGGCGTCGCGCACATGCGCCCGCTGACCCTGCGTCAGGTCGCCGAGGACATCGGTATGCACGAATCGACCGTCAGCCGCGTCACCAGCAACAAATATCTGTCGTGCGCGCGCGGGCTGTTCGAGCTCAAATATTTCTTCTCGTCGGGTATTTCGGCGACCGAGGGCGACGGTGCGGTTTCGGCCGAGGCGGTGAAGAGCCGGATCAAGGCGATGATCGAGGCCGAAGATGCCAAGGCGATCCTGTCCGATGAGACGATCGCGCAGAAACTGTCGGCCGAAGGCCACGACATCGCGCGGCGCACCGTGGTCAAATATCGCGAGGCGATGGGCTATGGCTCGTCGGTACAGCGGCGGCGGCAGAAGGCGCTGGCGGGATAA
- a CDS encoding MmcB family DNA repair protein: protein MASDLLTAADVARGVCRLFAQQGLVAIPEVTLPNGRRTDLTAIDARGNITIVEIKVSRADLHGDGKWPDYCDWCDRFYWALAAGLDPAILETEGYESSGLIVADRYGAAVVREAAHRNLAPARRKAELLRIGRLAMRRSMIIADPELAAGWVEG from the coding sequence ATGGCGAGTGACCTGCTGACCGCCGCGGACGTCGCGCGCGGCGTGTGCCGGCTGTTCGCGCAGCAGGGGCTCGTCGCGATCCCCGAGGTGACGCTTCCCAACGGCCGCCGCACCGACCTCACCGCGATCGACGCGCGGGGCAATATCACGATCGTCGAGATCAAGGTCAGCCGCGCCGACCTGCACGGCGATGGCAAATGGCCCGATTATTGCGACTGGTGCGACCGCTTCTATTGGGCGCTTGCCGCGGGGCTCGACCCCGCGATCCTCGAAACCGAAGGCTACGAAAGCTCCGGCCTGATCGTCGCCGACCGCTATGGCGCCGCGGTGGTGCGCGAAGCCGCGCACCGCAACCTCGCCCCCGCGCGCCGCAAGGCCGAACTGCTCCGCATTGGCCGGCTCGCGATGCGGCGGTCGATGATCATCGCGGACCCCGAACTGGCAGCGGGTTGGGTTGAGGGGTGA
- a CDS encoding aminopeptidase P family protein translates to MSSPVPGTIYAERLARVRAELAKRGLDGFVVPISDEHMSEYVGAYAQRMAWLTGFGGSAGTAAVLPAKAAVFVDGRYTVQVRDQVDGVLFDYVGVPQSSVAEWLGANVSVGQKVGYDPWLHGIDWARGLEKALAAKGASLVAVDSNPIDAAWDEQPAPSDAVVTVYDTSLAGQAATDKRAIIADWLKAKGLDTTVMTALDSIAWTFNIRGQDVSHTPVGLAFALLHADATADLFIAPQKVTDAVRAHLGNSVRIHDRDAFEAALADLAGKKVAVDPDRAVAAIFTALEGGGARIERHRDPAVLPKAIKNDTELDGTRAAHVRDGIAVARFLRWMEEAAPQGGLDELGAAAKLRAFRDDSGALRDLSFDTISAAGPNGALPHYKVDETTNRAIETGTLYLVDSGGQYADGTTDITRTIAIGAPTSEMRRRFTQVLKGHIALATARFPKGTRGSQLDILARQYLWADGVDYAHGTGHGVGAYLAVHEGPQRIAKPAGGQAGTEEPLHAGMILSNEPGYYKAGHFGIRIENLVVVVPQSIAGAEEDMLGFETITFAPIARDLVDVALLSPAEADWLDAYHAEVLAKLAPDMAGEERDWLAAACAPLDRTPAALAA, encoded by the coding sequence ATGTCCAGCCCCGTCCCCGGCACAATTTACGCAGAGCGCCTTGCTCGCGTCCGCGCCGAACTGGCGAAGCGCGGCCTCGACGGCTTCGTCGTGCCGATCAGCGACGAGCATATGAGCGAATATGTCGGCGCCTATGCGCAGCGCATGGCGTGGCTGACCGGCTTCGGCGGCTCGGCGGGGACCGCGGCGGTGCTGCCCGCGAAGGCCGCGGTATTTGTCGACGGGCGCTACACGGTACAGGTGCGCGACCAGGTCGACGGCGTGCTGTTCGACTATGTCGGGGTGCCGCAGTCGAGCGTCGCCGAATGGCTTGGCGCCAACGTCAGCGTGGGGCAAAAGGTCGGCTACGACCCGTGGCTCCACGGCATCGACTGGGCGCGCGGGCTGGAGAAGGCGCTGGCGGCGAAGGGCGCGAGCCTCGTCGCGGTGGACAGCAATCCGATCGATGCCGCGTGGGACGAGCAGCCGGCGCCGAGCGACGCGGTCGTCACGGTCTACGACACCAGCCTTGCCGGGCAGGCCGCGACCGACAAGCGCGCGATCATCGCCGACTGGCTGAAGGCGAAGGGGCTCGACACGACGGTGATGACCGCGCTCGATTCGATTGCCTGGACCTTCAACATTCGTGGGCAGGACGTCAGCCACACGCCGGTCGGGCTCGCCTTCGCGCTGCTCCACGCCGACGCGACCGCCGACCTGTTCATCGCGCCCCAGAAAGTCACTGACGCGGTGCGCGCGCACCTTGGCAACAGCGTCCGCATCCACGATCGCGACGCGTTTGAAGCGGCGCTGGCGGACCTTGCGGGCAAGAAGGTGGCGGTCGACCCCGACCGCGCGGTTGCGGCGATCTTCACTGCGCTCGAAGGCGGGGGCGCGAGGATCGAACGCCACCGCGACCCGGCGGTGCTGCCCAAGGCGATCAAGAACGACACCGAATTGGACGGCACCCGCGCGGCGCATGTCCGCGACGGGATCGCGGTCGCGCGCTTCCTTCGATGGATGGAGGAGGCCGCGCCGCAGGGCGGCCTCGACGAACTCGGTGCGGCGGCCAAGCTGCGCGCCTTCCGCGATGACAGCGGCGCGCTCCGGGATCTGTCGTTCGACACCATCTCGGCGGCCGGCCCGAACGGCGCGCTGCCGCATTACAAGGTAGATGAGACGACCAACCGCGCGATCGAGACCGGCACGCTCTATCTCGTCGATTCGGGCGGGCAATATGCCGACGGCACGACCGACATCACGCGCACGATCGCGATTGGCGCGCCCACGTCCGAGATGCGCCGTCGCTTCACGCAGGTACTGAAGGGCCATATTGCGCTCGCGACCGCGCGCTTTCCCAAGGGGACGCGCGGCAGCCAGCTCGATATTCTCGCGCGGCAATATCTATGGGCCGATGGGGTCGATTATGCGCACGGCACCGGCCATGGCGTCGGCGCCTATCTCGCGGTCCATGAAGGACCGCAGCGCATCGCCAAGCCCGCGGGCGGACAGGCGGGAACCGAGGAGCCGCTGCACGCGGGCATGATCCTCTCGAACGAGCCCGGCTATTACAAGGCGGGCCATTTCGGCATCCGGATCGAAAATCTGGTCGTCGTGGTGCCGCAGAGCATCGCGGGCGCCGAGGAGGATATGCTGGGGTTCGAGACGATCACCTTCGCGCCGATCGCGCGCGATCTCGTCGACGTCGCCCTGCTGTCGCCCGCCGAGGCCGACTGGCTCGACGCCTATCATGCCGAAGTGCTGGCAAAGCTGGCGCCCGACATGGCAGGCGAGGAGCGCGACTGGCTTGCCGCCGCCTGCGCGCCGCTCGACCGCACCCCCGCCGCGCTGGCCGCCTGA
- a CDS encoding S9 family peptidase, with product MTDSPALPAAPVADKRPHESTLHGKTLSDPYFWLRDPSYPVVDDADILDYVKAENAYFDAAMKPHAKLVETLFQEMKGRIKEADSSVPQKDGDWLYWVEYEEGAEYKKWYRKPASGAGETQLILDEVAMAAGKDYFRLAELSISPDGRLMAYSFDDNGSERFEARIRDLETGELLPDVIPGTLSSLVWTAGNDAILYGLANENWRTDNVRLHKLGTPITEDKLLYKEPDIGFGVGIGKTAADNYIVIGTGDNETNEVYLLPADDPEAEMQLVSARQKGREYSVDERNGTLYILTNDEHPNFRVATASIDKPDEWKTLIPGSDHSYITGFSVFRDYFVIEAREDGLDQVDVRKYDAPLTPGRIEFPEATYVAGLGDNPEYHQDKLRLDYESMVTPDTVYDYDIATGNLETLKVQEIPSGYNSAQYVTERVNLPSRDGTTMIPASLVYKKGTKRDGSAPMHLYAYGSYGYRIPPGFSTTRLSLVDRGMIYAIAHVRGGDDMGRAWYLAGKTDHRKNTFNDFIDVAKGLIAKGYTSVGKISIEGRSAGGQVMGAVTNEAPELWGAVLAGVPFVDVINTMVDETLPLTPGEWPEWGNPITDKAAFDYMLSYSPYDNVTAKSYPPMLVSAGLNDPRVTYWEPAKWVAKLRATRTNDATLLLRTNMGAGHAGKSGRWGSLHEDAEEFAFVLTQLGVEK from the coding sequence TTGACCGACAGTCCCGCGCTGCCCGCCGCCCCGGTTGCCGACAAGCGGCCGCACGAATCGACGCTGCACGGCAAAACCCTGTCCGACCCCTATTTCTGGCTGCGCGATCCGAGCTATCCGGTCGTCGATGACGCCGACATCCTCGATTATGTAAAAGCCGAGAATGCCTATTTCGACGCGGCGATGAAGCCGCATGCGAAACTCGTCGAAACCTTGTTTCAGGAGATGAAGGGTCGCATCAAGGAAGCCGATTCCTCGGTGCCGCAGAAGGACGGCGACTGGCTCTATTGGGTCGAATATGAGGAGGGTGCCGAATATAAGAAATGGTACCGCAAACCGGCATCGGGCGCGGGTGAGACTCAGCTGATCCTCGACGAGGTCGCGATGGCCGCGGGCAAGGATTATTTCCGCCTCGCCGAACTGTCGATCAGCCCCGACGGCAGGCTGATGGCCTATTCGTTCGACGATAACGGCTCCGAACGGTTCGAGGCCCGCATCCGCGATCTTGAGACCGGCGAACTGCTTCCCGATGTCATTCCGGGCACGCTGTCGTCGCTCGTCTGGACGGCGGGGAATGATGCGATCCTCTATGGCCTCGCGAACGAGAATTGGCGCACCGACAATGTCCGGCTGCACAAGCTCGGCACCCCGATTACGGAAGACAAATTGCTCTACAAGGAGCCCGACATCGGTTTCGGGGTCGGGATCGGCAAGACGGCGGCCGACAATTATATCGTCATCGGGACCGGCGATAACGAGACGAACGAGGTCTATCTGCTCCCCGCCGACGACCCCGAGGCGGAGATGCAGCTCGTCTCGGCGCGCCAGAAGGGCCGCGAGTACAGCGTCGATGAGCGCAACGGCACGCTCTACATCCTCACCAACGACGAGCATCCCAATTTCCGCGTCGCGACCGCGAGCATCGACAAGCCCGACGAATGGAAAACGTTGATCCCCGGATCGGATCACAGCTACATCACCGGCTTCTCGGTCTTTCGCGACTATTTCGTGATCGAAGCGCGCGAGGACGGGCTCGATCAGGTCGACGTCCGCAAATATGACGCGCCGCTGACCCCCGGCCGGATCGAATTCCCCGAGGCCACTTACGTTGCGGGGCTCGGCGACAATCCCGAATATCATCAGGACAAGCTGCGGCTCGATTATGAATCGATGGTCACGCCCGACACCGTCTATGATTATGATATCGCGACCGGAAATCTCGAAACACTGAAAGTGCAGGAAATCCCGTCAGGTTATAACTCGGCACAGTATGTAACCGAACGGGTTAACCTGCCGAGCCGCGACGGCACGACGATGATTCCCGCCTCGCTCGTCTACAAGAAGGGCACGAAGCGCGACGGCAGCGCGCCGATGCATCTCTATGCCTATGGCAGTTATGGCTATCGCATCCCGCCGGGCTTTTCGACGACGCGGCTCAGCCTCGTCGATCGCGGGATGATCTATGCGATCGCGCACGTCCGCGGCGGCGACGATATGGGGCGCGCCTGGTATCTCGCCGGCAAGACCGATCACCGCAAAAACACGTTCAACGACTTCATCGACGTCGCCAAGGGGTTGATCGCAAAGGGTTACACCAGCGTCGGCAAGATCTCGATCGAAGGCCGTTCGGCGGGCGGGCAGGTGATGGGCGCCGTCACTAACGAAGCGCCCGAATTGTGGGGTGCGGTGCTGGCGGGGGTGCCTTTCGTCGACGTGATCAACACGATGGTCGACGAAACGCTGCCGCTGACCCCCGGCGAATGGCCCGAATGGGGCAATCCGATCACCGACAAGGCGGCGTTCGACTATATGTTGAGCTACAGCCCCTACGACAATGTGACCGCCAAATCCTATCCGCCGATGCTGGTGTCGGCGGGCCTCAACGACCCGCGCGTGACCTATTGGGAGCCCGCCAAATGGGTCGCCAAGCTCCGCGCAACGCGCACCAACGACGCGACGCTGCTGCTACGCACCAACATGGGCGCGGGCCATGCCGGCAAATCGGGCCGCTGGGGCTCGCTCCACGAGGATGCCGAGGAGTTCGCCTTCGTGCTGACGCAGCTTGGGGTCGAGAAGTAG